ATAAAAATGATGGTTAATGATAGTGATATTAAGGATACAGAAAGAGTAATGATTGAAAAAATTATAGACTTTGAAGATAAAGTAGCAAGAGAAGTTATGATACCAAGAACTTCTATGTTTGCACTTGATATTGATTCAAATATTGAAGAAATTTTTACTTCAGAAGATATTATTAGATTTTCAAGAATACCTGTATATAAAGAAGATTTAGATAATATAGTTGGGATATTACACACTAAGAGTTTATTGAAAAAAGCATATGAAATAGGTTTTGAAAATATTAAAATAAAAGAAATTCTTCAAGAGGCATATTTTGTACCTGAAACAAAAAAAATACAGTCATTATTTATTGAAATGAAAACTTTAAAAAAACATATTGCTATATTGATAGATGAATACGGAGGAGTATCAGGTATAGTAACCTTAGAAGACTTACTTGAGGAAATTGTTGGTAATATTAATGATGAATATGATTTAGAACACGAAGATATTCAAAAAATTGGACAAAATAAATATATGATTAGTTCTTCTATTAGTTTAAACGATTTTAATGATTATTTTAATTTTAATATTGAATCCAATCATTATGATTCTTTAAATGGAATATTAATTGAAAAATTAGGTTTTATACCTTTAGATAATAAGATTAAAGATATAGTTTTTGATCAATTTAAAATAAAAATAATAAAAGTGAATAATAAGAGAATTGAGAAGGTAATTTTAGAAATTTTATAAGAGGGTGAAAGTATGAAAATATTTGTATTAAATAGTGGTAGTTCATCTTTAAAGTTTTCTGTAATTGATACTGCCAGCGAAGTAGTTTTAATTAAAGGATTATGCGAAAGAATTGGGATTGAAAATTCTAGATTCAGTATAAAAAATTTTGTTAAAAATAAAAAAATTGACAAAATTCCAGAATTATTCCCTAATCATAAAAGAGCTTTAGAATTTGTATTAAATGTATTGGTAGATTCAGAATTTGGTGTTTTTGAAACTGTAGATCAAATACAAGCTATTGGACATAGGGTAGTTCATGGAGGTGAAGAGTTTACTGAGCCACTTTTGATTAATGATAAAAATATTTTATCTTTAGAAAAAATTTCAACATTAGCTCCATTACATAACCCTGCAAATGTTATGGGTATAAAAGTAATGAGAGAATTACTACCAAATATACCTAATGTAGCTGTATTTGATACTGCTTTTCATTCAACTATGCCAGCTAAAGCATTTATGTATGCAATACCTTATGAAGAATATGAAAAGTTAAAAATAAGAAAATATGGATTCCATGGGACAAGTCATAAATATGTATATAAAGTTGCAGAAAAATTATTGCTTGAAAAAGGTGTTAATAAACCTTATGGTGGATATAAAATAATAAGTTGTCATTTAGGAAACGGTGCTTCAATTACCGCAATAAAAGATGGTAAAGTTTTAGATACCTCTATGGGATTTACTCCACTTGCTGGATTAGTAATGGGTACTCGTTGTGGTGATATAGATCCATCTATTGTTTTACATATAATGCAAGAGTATCACCTATCAGTTGAAGAAATGAGTCAGAAACTAAATAAAAGATCTGGAGTTTTAGGTATATTTGGAAAGAGTTCTGATAATAGAGAACTTACAGAAGCAATGTTAAATGGTGATGAAAGAGCTAAATTAGCTTTTGATATGTTAGCCTATAGTATTCAAAAATTTATAGGTTCATATTATATTCTTTTACAAGGAGTAGATGCAATAGTATTTACAGGTGGAATAGGTGAAAATTCAAGTGAAACAAGACAAAAAGTTTGTGAAAATCTTGAGTTTATGAATATAAATTTAGATTATGATAAAAATAAAATTAGAGTTTCAGGAGATGTAGATTTAAGTTTAGAAAATTCTAAAACTAGTATATTTAAAATAGAAACTAATGAGGAACTTATGATTTCTATTGAAACATATAATTTATTGAAAGGATAGTTAATGAGTAAAAAATTGATAGCAACAGATATGGATGGGACATTATTAAATAGTGAACATCTAATTCCAGAGATAAATAAGGAATATATTATTAAAATACAAGAAGAAGGTCATGTATTTGTACTTGCTAGTGGAAGGCCAACATTTGCTATGGTTGAACAATCAAAAGAGCTTAGAATGGATGAATTTGGAGGATATATTATTTCATATAATGGAGGGGAAATTTTAGAATGTAAAACTTCTAAAAGAATATATAGTTTAAGTATTGATAAAAAAGAAGTTTTAGAAATTTATGACTATGCATTGAAAAATAATTTATCTATTCTAATATATAGTCAGGGTAGACTTTTTGCAAATGAGGTAAATGAATATACAATAGTTGAAGCTGAAATTACAAATGCTAAAATTGAATTAATTAATGATTTTAAAGATGTTGATTTAGATAATGTTTCTAAATGTATGTTACTTTCTAATCCAGATTCTTTAATAGAACATGAGAAAAAATTAAAAGCAAGTCATTTAACAGATAAACTATTTTTTGCAAGGTCTTTACCTATATTTTTAGAAATTGTTAATAAAGATGTAGATAAAGGTAAAACTTTAAATAAATTAATGGAAATATTAAATATAGATAAAGAAAATACTATTTCTGCAGGTGATAGTTATAACGATATCCCTTTATTAGAAGTAAGTTCTTTAAAAGTTGTTCCTTCAAATGCTAAGCCAGAATTAAAAGAAATGGCAGACTATGTTGGTGTAAGTAATGAAGAAGGAATATTAGCAGACCTAATTAAAAAATTTATACTTAATTAAGTAATTATCGTGTTTATACTATTTACAAGCTAAGTAAAATATGATATTATTAGTAATGAAATAAAAAATGGAGGAAAAAAATGAGAAAGATTATCGTTGCAGGAAACTGGAAAATGAATAAAACAAGAACTGAGACAGAAAAATTCTTTAAAGAATTATTACCATTAGTTGAAGGTAAAACAGTTGAAATGGTTATTGCGGCACCATTTACAAATCTTGAAACTGCTATAAGAGAAACAAAAGGTAGTAATATTAAAATAGCAGCACAAAATATGAATCCAAAAGAAAATGGAGCATATACTGGAGAAGTTTCTCCTTTAATGTTAAAAGATTTAGGTGTTGAATATGTTTTAGTAGGACATTCTGAAAGAAGAGAATACTACAAAGAATCAAATGAATTTATAAATGAAAAAGTATGTTCTGCTATAGATCATGGTTTAAAACCAATATTATGTTTTGGAGAAACTTTAGAACAAAGAGAATCTAATATTACTGAAAAAGTTGTTGAAGAACAATTAAGAGAAGGATTAAAAGGTGTTTGTGAAAAAGGAATATTAAATGTAGTATTAGCTTATGAACCAGTGTGGGCTATAGGAACAGGTAAAACAGCTACATTTGAACAAGCTCAAGAAGTTCATGCATTTATTAGAAAATTATTAACTGAAATGTATAATGAAGAAATAGCAAATGAAATTACAATACAATATGGTGGTTCAATGAAACCTGAAAATGCTTTAGAATTAATGTCACAAAATGATATAGATGGTGGATTAATTGGTGGAGCTGCATTAGAACCTGCAAGCTTTGCTAAGCTTGTTGAAGCTGGTTCTAGTATATAAGGAGGATTAAATAATGAAAACATTATTGGTAATCTTATTAGTGGTATTAGCCATTATTTTAATAGGTGTAATTTTAATACAACCTGATAGAAGTCGTGGAATTGCTAAAACTGCTAATGTTTTAGATCAAGAGAAAGAAGGAATAGAAAAATTTACAGAATATGTTGCTTTTTTATTCTTGTTTGTTGCAATTTTATATAATATTATAAGATAAATATTAAAAAACATACATTTTTACTAGTTTAAACTTGACAAAGCTAAAAAAAAGTGTATAATAATATTGATTATTAATTAAGGAGGATGTGTTTATGTCAAAAAAAGGATTTGTTGAAGAATATGCTAAATTAACAGGAGAAACTAAAAAAAGATCTGAAGAGTTAGTTAATGCTTTCTTAGAAACAGTTGAAAAATTAGTTGTTAAAGGTGAAGATGTACAATTTGTTGGATGGGGATCATTCAAAGTTCAAGAAAGAAAAGAAAGAGAAGGAATCAACCCTAAAACTCAAAAAGAAATCAAAATACCTGCTAAAAAAGTATTAAAATTCAAAGTTGGTAAAAAATTCGCTGAAAAAGTTTCAAAAGCAAAATAGTAATATATAAGACTACATCTTAGGATGTAGTTTTTTTTACAAAAATGTATTTTTGAAATTTTATGCAAACGGTTTAATAGTTGACAAATCAATCTGAATAGTATAAAATATATTTAGATTATAAATGGAGGAAAATATGGATAAAAAAGTATTGAAGGATAAGATTTTACTATCTTTGAGAAGACAATATAGTAAAACTTTAGAAGATGCAAAAGAATATGAAATATATTATGCTGTTGCAAGAGCAACTATGGACGAGATTACAGAACATTGGTATAATACTAAAAAAACTAGACAACAAGATCAAGTAAAACAAATGTATTATTTATCTGCTGAATTCTTAATGGGTAGATACATGAGTAATAACTTAATCAATTTAAGATACAATGATGTTATGAGAGAAGTATTAGAAGAATTAGGTGTAGATATTAATAAATTAGAAGACTATGAAATGGACGCTGGATTAGGTAATGGAGGATTAGGTAGATTAGCTGCTTGTTTCTTAGATTCATTAGCTACATTAGGTTTACCTGGACATGGTTATGGTTTAAGATATAAATATGGAATGTTTGAACAAAAAATAGAAAATGGATTCCAAGTTGAGTATCCAGATGATTGGCAACAATATGGTACTCCTTGGTGTGTAAAAAGAATTGATAGAGTATTTGAGGTTAAGTTTGGTGGAGATATAGAAATTCATAAAGATGAAGTAGGTAAAGAGTATTTCAAAAGAGTTAATACGGAAAATGTATTAGCAGTTGCGTATGATGTACCAGTTATAGGATATGGAAATAATGTTATTAATACATTAAGATTATGGGAAGCAAGATCTCCTGAAGGTTTTGATTTAAAATTATTTAACTCTCAAAACTATATTTTAGCATCTGAAAAAGAAGTTAGAGCTAAAGATATTTCAAGAGTTTTATATCCTAATGATACTGAAAGAGAAGGTAAAATATTAAGACTTAAACAACAATTTTTCTTTACATCAGCTTCATTACAAGATATTATAAGAAGACATAAAGCTACATTTGGTAATAATTTTGCTTTATTGCCGGAAAAAGTTGCTATACAGTTAAATGATACACACCCTGTTGTGGCTATTCCTGAATTAATGAGAATATTATTAGATCAAGAAAAATTAAGTTGGGATGAAGCATGGGAAATTTCTAAAAAAGTATTTGCATATACTAACCATACTATATTATCAGAAGCTTTAGAAAAATGGGAAATAAATATATTTAGACCATTATTACCAAGAATTTATCAAATTATAGAAGAAATCAATAGAAGATTCTTAATAGAGTTATCTAATAAAGTAAATGGTGACTACGATAAGATTAAGAGAATGAGTATAATTGGTGATGATAAGGTTAAAATGGCATGGCTTGCAATAGTTGGTTCACATGCAGTAAATGGAGTTGCTGAATTACATACAGAAATATTAAAAAACCAAGAATTAAAAGATTGGTATGAATTATATCCTGAAAAATTCCAAAATAAAACTAATGGAATAACACAAAGAAGATGGTTATTAAATGCTAACCCAGAATTAGCATCATTAATAACAGAATTAATTGGAGATAAATGGATAGTTGATTTAACAGAACTTAAAAAATTAGAAGCATACTTAGACGATGAAAATGTCTTAAATAGACTTTCTGATATTAAAAAAGAAAATAAAGTTAAATTAGCTAAATATATAAAAGAAACAACTGGAGTAGAAGTTGATGTAAATTCAATATTTGATATTCAAGTTAAAAGATTACATGAATATAAACGTCAATTATTAAATGTTTTACATATTATGGATTTATATAATAAATTAAAAGAAAATCCTTTATTAGATGTAACACCTCGTACATTTATATTCGGTGCAAAAGCAGCTCCAGGATATAGAAGAGCTAAAGGTATAATTAAATTAATTAATACAGTTGCTGAAGTTGTAAACAATGATACAAGTATTAATAATAAAATTAAAGTTGTATTCTTAGAAAACTATAGAGTATCATTAGCTGAAAAAATATTCCCAGCAGCAGATATTTCTGAACAAATATCTACTGCAGGTAAAGAAGCTTCTGGAACAGGTAATATGAAATTTATGTTAAATGGTGCACTTACATTAGGTACTATGGATGGTGCAAATGTTGAAATAGTTGAAGAAGTTGGAATAGAAAATGCATATATCTTTGGATTAAAAGCAGATGAAGTTTTAAGATTAGAAGGATATGGAAAATATGATCCAAGAGTAGATTATGAAACAGTAGAAGGTCTGAAAAAAGTTTTAGAACAATTAATAGACGGTACTTATGATGATTCTCATACAGGTATTTTCAGAGAATTATATAATTCATTATTAAATGGAGTTGAAGGTAATAGACCTGACGTATACTTTGTTCTAAAAGATTTTGCTGATTATAGAAAAGCTCAAGAGAAAATTAGTAAAGATTATAAAGATCAAAAAACTTGGTTAAGAAAATCATTAATTAATATTGCAAATGGTGGTAAGTTCAGTTCTGATAGAACTATACAAGATTATGCTGAAAATATTTGGAATATTAAACCATCTTTACCACGTAATTACATTACTGAATAATTAAAATTAATAGTATAAAAACCTTATAAACAATAGTGTTTATAAGGTTTTTTTTTGTTTAAAAAATAGATTTTTGCAAAAAAATAAAGTGTAAAAAAATTTTTATAAAAAAATAAAAAAAAACTAGTAAAAACATTGACTTTTAGCAATAATTATGGTATAAATTAGTAAAAGGTGGTAGAAAATGGGTTTTTGTGGTAAAAAGTGGTAGATTTTATGGAAGGAGGTGTGGTGTATGTTTATTGGTGAATATAGTTGTAGCGTTGATAATAAGGGACGTTTAATGTTACCAGCAAAATTCAGAGAACTTTTAAATGGTGAGAATTTCTATATTACTAAAGGTGTAAATGGGCAAATAGATTTATATAATTTAGAAAATTGGAAAGAAGTTGTAGAAAAATTATCAAAAGTAAAACAAACTGATGAAAAAGCAACAAAGTTTAAAAGGTTTATAATTGGATCAGCACAAGAAATAGAGCTAGATAGCCATGGAAGACTTACAGTTACATCTACTTTAAAAAAATATTCTGATTTATCAAAAAAAGCCACAGTAATTGGTATGGGAAATAAAATTGAAATTTGGGATACAGAAAAACTAGATAACTATAGAAGTGATGAAGATATTAATGAAATAATTGGAGAAATTGATATAGACTTTTAATAGAAAGGCGGTAATTTATGGAATATCATTTACCGGTTCTATACAATGAAGTTTTAGATAATATCATAGAAGAGAAAGACTTAATATATATGGATTGCACACTTGGTGGAGGAGGACATAGTGAAGGTATTTTATCAAAATCTACAGATAAATCAAAACTTATTGCTATAGACCAAGATGAAAATGCAATCAAATTTGCAGGAAAAAGATTAGAAAAATATGGAAATAAAATAAGTATTTTTAAAAATAATTTTGAAAATTTAGATGTAGTAGCTTATTTAGCTGGCTACGATAAGGTTGATAGAATATTAATGGATATCGGAGTATCATCAAAGCAATTAGATGATGATAAAAGAGGATTCTCATATAGAAAAGAAGCTAAATTAGATATGCGTATGGATGAGACACAAGATATTAGCGCATATGAAGTTATAAATAATTTCAAGGAAGAAGAAATTGCAGATATTTTGTATAAATATGGTGAAGAACCAAAATCAAGAAAGATAGCTAAATATATTGTTGAATATAGAAAAAATAAAAAAATTGAAACTACAATAGAATTAGCTGATATAGTAATTAAAGCTATAGGAAAGAGTATGAAGAAGCATCCTGCTAAAAGAACTTTTCAAGCAATAAGAATATATGTTAATAGAGAACTTGAAGTTCTAGAAAAAGCATTAGATAAATCAATAGAATTACTTAACCCAGGTGGTAGATTATTGGTTATAACGTTTCATTCTTTAGAGGATAGAATAGTAAAAGAGAAATTTAGGAAATATGAAAATCCATGTACTTGTCCATATGATTTACCAACATGTATTTGTGGGAATAAATCAAAAGGTAGAGTACTTACAAGAAAACCTATAATTTCAAAGGAAGAAGAATTAGAAGTAAATAATAGAGCACACTCAGCAAAATTAAGAGTGTTTGTAAAAGGAGAAGAATAATGAGAAAAGAAAAAGTAATGAAAAATGTAATAGTATCAAGAAAAAGAAATAGAGTAATATTATTAAATTATTTAGAAAAGGTTGCATTAATAAAATTAGTTTTATTCATATTACCATTAGCAGCTGTTGGATTAATAAGCATAGTAACTGAATATAACTTAACAAACATAGCACGTGAAAATTATGCTAATAATAAAGGAATAGAAAGAGTTGAAAAAGAAATTGACTCAATAAAATCAGAATTAATAGCTATATCTAATGTTGTAAACATTCAAAAAGAAAGTAAAAATTTAGGATTTGTATATAATCAAAATGTAAAATACATAAAATAATTGCTTTATTAATTTAAAGCAATTTTTTTATTGAATAAATCTTTTAAATAAAGTATAATGAATAATAAAGAATTAGAGGTGAAAAATGAAAAAATATATATCTTGGAATGTAAATGGATTAAGAGCTTGTATTAAGAAAGGGTTTTTAGAATATTTTAATGAACAAAAACCAAATATTATAGGATTACAAGAAATAAAAATGAGTGAGGGACAATTAGATTTACAACTTGAAGGATACTTTACTTATTATAATTATGCTGAAAAAAAAGGTTATTCAGGAACAGCAATATTTACTGATGTTGAACCTATTTCAATAAGCTATGGTATAGGCATAGAAGAACATGATAAAGAAGGTAGAGTAATTACAGCAGAATTTGATGATTATTATTTTATCACAGTGTATACGCCTAATTCTAAAAGCGAGTTAGAAAGATTAGATTATCGTATGATATGGGAAGATGAATTTAGAGCTTATTTAAAAAATTTAGAAAAAAATAAGCCAGTAATTGTTTGTGGTGATTTAAACGTTGCTCATAAAGAAATAGATTTAAAAAATCCTAAAACTAATACAAGGAGTGCTGGATTTACTATTGAGGAAAGAAATAAATTTACAGAATTAGTTAATGATGGATTTATAGACACATTTAGATATTTTTATCCAGAAAAAGAACATGCTTATTCTTGGTGGTCATATAGAGGTAATGCTAGAAAAAATAATACAGGCTGGAGAATAGATTATTTTTGTGTTTCAGAAGTATTAAAAGATAGATTAGTTGATGCAGAAATACATTCAGAAGTAGAGGGTTCAGACCATTGTCCTGTCCTTTTATATATTAAATAAATTTACTCACCTAAAGGTGAGTTTTTTTAATATAAATATATTATTTTTTATTGAATTTTTTCAATTTTTGTGATATATTTATTTTGTATAAAAAAGAAAGGAGAATACGCATAAAGTCGTATTATCACGATTATGTTAAAGACACAAAAAGAATTAATGGAATATGTTATTCATGCAACAGAAAAAAGAATGAAAAGACCATTTTCAAAACTTGCATTGTTATCTATATTAGGTGGAATGTTTATAGCTTTTGGATCAGTTGGTAATATTATTACAGCAGCTAATTTAATAGAAACAAATGCTGGAATTGCAAAGTTTTTCGGAGCAGCAGTTTTCCCAGTAGGACTTATAGCTATTGTAGTTTTAGGGTTAGAATTATTTACTAGTAATTGTATGATGACTATAGCTCATGTAGAAAAGAAAATAAATATCTTAAAAATGCTTAAAATTTTAGTAATAGTTTGGATTTTTAATTTAGTTGGGTCTATATTTGTAGCATATATTACATATCAAACTCACACTCTAAGTGATGCAGGTATAACTTTTTTATCTCATTTAGCTGAACATAAAACACATACATCTGCTTATGATTTAATTTTAAAAGGTATATTATGCAACGTTTTAGTTTGTGGTGCAAGTTTATTAGGATATATAGCTAAAGATGGTATATCAAAAATATTTGGAATTTGGTTTCCAATAATGTTATTTATTATTTTAGGTTATGATCACGTTGTTGCAAATATGCTATATTTACCATTATCATTAATGCACGGTGTAGAAGGAGTTACTTTTTTAAATGTTTCATATAACTTTATTTTTGTAACTATAGGAAACTTTATTGGTGGTGGATTAGTTATTGGTTTAACATTATGGTATTGTAACAAAGATTAGGAGTTGAATGTATGAAAAAAGCAACAGTAATTACTTATGGTTGTCAAATGAATGTAAATGAAAGTGCAAAAATAAAAAAAATATTTAAAAATATGGGATATGAAGTAGTAGAAGAAATAGATGATTGTGATGCTGTATTTTTAAATACTTGTACAGTAAGAGAAGGTGCTGCTACTCAAATTTATGGTAAATTAGGTGAATTAATAGAATTAAAGAAGAGAAAAGGTACTATTATAGGTATTACAGGTTGTTTTGCTCAAGAGGCTGGATTTGAGTTAATTAAGAAATTTCCAATGATAGATATAGTTATGGGAAATCAAAACATAGGTCGTATTCCAGATGCAATAGAAAAGATATTAAATCATGAAAGTGAACATGAAGTTTATACAGATAATGAAGATGTTTTACCACCAAGATTAGATGCTGATTTTGGTGGAGATAAGACAGCCTCTATTTCTATAAGTTATGGTTGTGATAAACGTTGTAGTTTCTGCATAGTTCCATATGTTAGAGGAAAAGAAAGATCTGTTCCTATGGAAGATATATTACTTGATGTAAAACATTACTTAAAAAAAGGTGCTAAAGAGATAGTTTTATTAGGACAAAATGTTAATGCATATGGTAAAAAATTTAAAAATGGAGATACTTTTGCTAAACTTTTAGATGAAATTTGTAAAATAGAAGGAGATTATATTCTTAGATTTACTTCGCCTCATCCAAGAGATTTTACTGACGATGTAATAGATGTGATAGCGAAGAACGAGAAAATTGCAAGATGTATTCATATGCCATTACAATCTGGTTCAACAAAAATACTAAAAAATATGTTAAGAGGATATACAAAAGAGCAATTTTTAACTCTTGCTGAAAAAATAAAAGAAAGAATTCCTGGTGCTTCACTTACAACAGATATTATTGTTGGATTTCCTGGAGAAACAGATGAGGACTTTCAAGATACATTAGATGTTGTAGAAAAAGTAGGATTTGAAAATGCATATATTTTTATGTACTCAATAAGAAGAGGAACAAGAGCGGCTACAATGGAAAATCAGGTTCCTGAAGAAGTGAAAAAAGAAAGATTACATAAATTAAATAACTTACAAGATAGATGTGCGTATAAAGAGAGTGTTAAATACTTAAATAAAGTTGTTAGAGTATTAGTTGAAGGACCAAGTAAGAAAAATAAAGAAGTGTTAACAGGAAGAACTTCAACTAATAAAGTAGTTTTATTTAAAGGTGAAGACAAATTATATAGAGGTCGTTTTGTAAATGTAAAAATAAATGATTGTAAAACTTGGACTTTGTACGGTGAAATAGTATAAAAAATAGTGTTTATGAGGGTTAAAACCCACAATATTTTGTGTTTTTTAACTCTCAATTTTTTTTAATTTATTCTAATTCGTTTTAATATAATTTACAATGGCTAACAGTTGGCTTAAAAAAATATAGAGTCTATTTAGTACTCTAATAAATTAATCACCTCTAAAAGATCTTCAATATCCCAGTGTGTATATACTCCATCAGTTACATTTGTTTCTTCATGACCGACAATGTTTTTTATTTTGGAAACACTTACATTTAGCTTTCTCATTTTAGTAATAAAAGTATGTCTAATTGAGTGAAGATTTGATACAAAATCTTCTTCTCCATGCATTTTTTTGAAATTAACATGTATTGTTCCGTATTTAAGATTCTTGAATAAATGTTCGCCTTTGTTCATATTTTCTTTTATTATTGGCAAAATTTTATCGTGAATTGGTATTTTTCTATTTAAACCTGCCTCAGTCTTTGATCCAGTAATTAAATATTTTTCTTTTAAAAATATATTTTTATTTTTAATACGGATTAAATCAATGGTTCTCATTCCAGTATAGAATAATATTAGAATCATTGCAGCATATTTATTAGTTTTCTTTTTATAAATATTCCATAATTTCTGAACAAATTCATTAGAATAAACACATCTATCTATTACTCTAATTTGGTTATCTGATCTACTTAAAAGAGCTGCTATATTATTGGTTGTTATTTCGTTTTTTATTGCATCTAAATAAATGTTTTTTAATACTATTAATGCCCTTTTAGTAGTTGAAACTGGATGTTCATCTAATAAGATTTGATAATCTTTATATTTCAAAAATATAAAAAGTTCTGTAAGTATTGGTTCAAATATAATGGTAAAAGCCCTTATATAATCTTCAACTGTTTTTTCAGTTTTTATATTTTTAGCATGTTTAGAATTTTTCCATAATTCTAACATGTCTGATAAAGTAAGTTCAGAATTTTCTAAATTATATTTTTTTAGATTAAAATCTCTTAAAATTGTCTCTGCTTCTTTTAGAGTTTTAGCTGAACCTATGACTTTTCTAGTAAATTTTCCTTTAGAATTAATGTATGCTGGTCCTCTAACTATAAATGGTTTTCTTAGTGGTCTATTTTTAATTTTATAAATTGATCCTGTTCCGTTTGGTTTTCTCATTTTACTCACTCTCCTTTATTTTTTTAATCATTTCAATTAGTAGAGTTGAGTAAATTTCTATATCAAAAAGTTTGAATAATTTATATACTTCTAAGTGATACTTAAAAGTTTTTTTTGTAATAATAAAATCAAGAAATATATCTTTCTTTTTCTTATTTCTAGATAAATAAATCAATGAATAATAATAAATCCATGTATATTCATCTTTTAATAGTTTTTCTGAAACTAAAAGTCTTGGTTCATTAAAGATCCATACTATTTTAGCTTTCTTTTCATTAGAAAAAACATTTCTAACTTGTAATTTTTGCTTTTTTTTAGCATAACAATCACTCCTTAAATTTTAAAGTTAATATATTATGCCTCGATTTTATTAAATTTTGTCTTTTAAAAATTTTTCTACATGCTTTAAATATCTTTTTATGTCTTTTTCAGACATCAAAGTAATTTTAGATAATAATGCTTCATTTATTGTTAAAATAGAATCTAAAATAGGGTTTGTATCATCCTTTTCAGTATTATTATCATCTAGTAAAAAATAGTTTATATCTTTTCCAAATATTTTTGAAAGAATTGTTAAATTTTCAAGTGGAATATTTTTTGTATATCCATTTTCATATGCTTTTATTTTTGACACATTTATTCCAGATAATTCTGCTAATCTTTCCATAGTTAATTTTAATCTTTTTCTTTCACTTTTCAATTTTTTATCTATAGACATAAAAATCTCTCCTTTCAAAAATATTATAACATATAATTTAAAAAATATAAAATAAAATAGAAAATTTAAACGTTATTCTTTCTTAAAAACAAATACCCCTCAAATTTCAAAAATAAACCACCTAGGAGCATTGAAAATTGTTTTTTTGACAAATTATAGC
This genomic stretch from Streptobacillus felis harbors:
- the miaB gene encoding tRNA (N6-isopentenyl adenosine(37)-C2)-methylthiotransferase MiaB, with product MKKATVITYGCQMNVNESAKIKKIFKNMGYEVVEEIDDCDAVFLNTCTVREGAATQIYGKLGELIELKKRKGTIIGITGCFAQEAGFELIKKFPMIDIVMGNQNIGRIPDAIEKILNHESEHEVYTDNEDVLPPRLDADFGGDKTASISISYGCDKRCSFCIVPYVRGKERSVPMEDILLDVKHYLKKGAKEIVLLGQNVNAYGKKFKNGDTFAKLLDEICKIEGDYILRFTSPHPRDFTDDVIDVIAKNEKIARCIHMPLQSGSTKILKNMLRGYTKEQFLTLAEKIKERIPGASLTTDIIVGFPGETDEDFQDTLDVVEKVGFENAYIFMYSIRRGTRAATMENQVPEEVKKERLHKLNNLQDRCAYKESVKYLNKVVRVLVEGPSKKNKEVLTGRTSTNKVVLFKGEDKLYRGRFVNVKINDCKTWTLYGEIV
- a CDS encoding tyrosine-type recombinase/integrase: MRKPNGTGSIYKIKNRPLRKPFIVRGPAYINSKGKFTRKVIGSAKTLKEAETILRDFNLKKYNLENSELTLSDMLELWKNSKHAKNIKTEKTVEDYIRAFTIIFEPILTELFIFLKYKDYQILLDEHPVSTTKRALIVLKNIYLDAIKNEITTNNIAALLSRSDNQIRVIDRCVYSNEFVQKLWNIYKKKTNKYAAMILILFYTGMRTIDLIRIKNKNIFLKEKYLITGSKTEAGLNRKIPIHDKILPIIKENMNKGEHLFKNLKYGTIHVNFKKMHGEEDFVSNLHSIRHTFITKMRKLNVSVSKIKNIVGHEETNVTDGVYTHWDIEDLLEVINLLEY
- a CDS encoding helix-turn-helix domain-containing protein, translating into MSIDKKLKSERKRLKLTMERLAELSGINVSKIKAYENGYTKNIPLENLTILSKIFGKDINYFLLDDNNTEKDDTNPILDSILTINEALLSKITLMSEKDIKRYLKHVEKFLKDKI